One Halosegnis longus DNA window includes the following coding sequences:
- the rnhA gene encoding ribonuclease HI yields MPVIECDTADARDRLREAGVEITPGNTDHEQWRATDGDATAVAYEGKVVVQGQQTDRLVGLLRGGGGRAYVYFDGACRGNPGPAAIGYAIVTGDGIVAEGGEQVGRMTNNRAEYEALIRALEAATARGFDTLEIRGDSQLVVKQVRGEWDTNDPDLRERRVRVRELLSGVDWSIEHVPREINERADKLANDAFDASR; encoded by the coding sequence ATGCCCGTCATCGAGTGTGACACCGCCGACGCCCGCGACCGACTCCGGGAGGCCGGCGTCGAGATTACGCCCGGCAACACCGACCACGAGCAGTGGCGCGCGACCGACGGCGACGCGACTGCCGTCGCGTACGAGGGGAAGGTGGTCGTCCAGGGCCAACAGACCGACCGGCTGGTGGGTCTGCTCCGGGGCGGCGGCGGTCGCGCCTACGTCTACTTCGACGGGGCGTGTCGCGGCAATCCGGGGCCGGCGGCCATCGGCTACGCCATCGTCACCGGCGACGGCATCGTCGCGGAGGGGGGCGAGCAGGTCGGCCGGATGACAAACAACCGGGCGGAGTACGAGGCGCTCATCCGCGCGCTCGAAGCGGCGACCGCCCGCGGCTTCGACACGCTCGAAATCAGGGGGGACTCACAGCTCGTCGTCAAGCAGGTGCGCGGCGAGTGGGACACGAACGACCCCGACCTCCGCGAGCGCCGGGTCCGCGTCCGAGAGCTGTTGTCCGGGGTCGACTGGTCCATCGAGCACGTTCCGCGAGAGATAAACGAGCGGGCCGACAAACTGGCAAACGACGCCTTCGATGCTTCCCGATGA
- a CDS encoding PadR family transcriptional regulator, which produces MSEAQSVTGTPGIASELTAFQRNILTILAEEARYGLAIKRELEEYYGTEVNHGRLYPNLDDLVELGLVEKSELDKRTNQYELTEEGIDVLLDQYAWEFEKFTADEERVEALEARLN; this is translated from the coding sequence ATGTCAGAGGCACAATCAGTTACGGGCACCCCAGGCATCGCAAGCGAACTCACGGCGTTCCAACGGAACATCCTCACCATCCTGGCCGAGGAGGCACGCTACGGGCTCGCCATCAAACGCGAACTCGAGGAGTACTACGGGACGGAGGTCAACCACGGCCGGCTCTACCCGAATCTCGACGACCTCGTCGAACTCGGGCTCGTCGAGAAGAGCGAACTCGACAAGCGGACGAATCAGTACGAACTCACCGAGGAGGGCATCGACGTGCTGCTCGACCAGTACGCGTGGGAGTTCGAGAAGTTCACGGCCGACGAGGAGCGCGTCGAAGCGCTCGAAGCACGACTCAACTGA
- a CDS encoding DUF7108 family protein, producing MLPDDIRDEAERLTKLAREVEQRADHDAPFDGDDPTVSEADRYRQRRDELLADHDYVARLRSGDTDTHLVLHPDDWTDEEGTVVMERVDTDEAIERQLSGTGDGDDWHAVEEHNRAVADRIEREHGELHGYNAHRLADFAGNHYAKPIEQLTPPERREFITDYYPRNAFPDEQQRAALEESVELTVEAAEST from the coding sequence ATGCTTCCCGATGATATCCGCGACGAGGCGGAACGCCTGACGAAACTCGCCCGCGAGGTCGAACAGCGCGCCGACCACGACGCTCCCTTCGACGGCGACGACCCGACCGTCTCCGAGGCCGACCGCTACCGACAGCGCCGGGACGAACTGCTCGCCGACCACGACTACGTCGCCAGACTCCGCTCCGGCGACACGGACACCCACCTGGTCTTACACCCCGACGACTGGACCGACGAGGAGGGAACCGTCGTGATGGAGCGCGTCGACACCGACGAGGCAATCGAGCGCCAGCTGTCGGGAACGGGCGACGGCGACGACTGGCACGCGGTCGAAGAGCACAACCGCGCCGTCGCCGACCGTATCGAGCGCGAACACGGCGAGCTACACGGCTACAACGCCCACCGGCTCGCCGACTTCGCCGGCAACCACTACGCGAAGCCCATCGAACAGCTCACGCCCCCCGAGCGACGGGAGTTCATCACCGACTACTATCCGCGCAACGCCTTCCCCGACGAGCAACAGCGGGCCGCACTGGAGGAGTCGGTCGAACTCACCGTCGAGGCTGCAGAGTCGACGTAG